The Hymenobacter sp. 5317J-9 genome has a window encoding:
- a CDS encoding GIY-YIG nuclease family protein has translation MYVYILTNQTQTVLYIGVTNDLTRRLYEHSSGRGDAGKFTGRYQADLLVYFEISPDAMQAIAREKQLKGWTRRKKDALITAFNPTWKAIDLDTWEG, from the coding sequence ATGTACGTCTACATCCTGACAAATCAAACCCAAACCGTTCTGTACATCGGCGTCACCAACGACCTCACGCGGCGGCTTTATGAGCACAGCAGCGGCCGGGGAGATGCGGGGAAATTTACTGGGCGGTATCAGGCTGATTTGCTGGTTTACTTTGAAATTTCACCCGATGCTATGCAGGCCATAGCACGGGAAAAGCAACTGAAAGGCTGGACACGCCGGAAGAAAGACGCGCTGATTACTGCATTTAATCCGACGTGGAAAGCCATTGATTTAGATACTTGGGAAGGCTAA
- a CDS encoding lipoprotein signal peptidase, with protein MHPTLTTRQHSAAKFFLLALLIIALDQLSKYLVHTYMQLGSAGEIPIFGQWAKLTYTLNPGMAFGAELPAPYGKLVLTGFRMLAVGGLIYYIIRLCRQRVAAGYIACMALILGGAVGNLIDSIFYGIIYNNAPLGSPTRWFYGQVIDMIFVPLYVGYFPKSWPLIGGTYSGGFPIFNIADSSIFIGVALILLNQSRFFNESQPAAAPNEPQPLVAADAEKLA; from the coding sequence ATGCACCCAACGCTCACCACCCGCCAGCATTCTGCGGCTAAATTCTTCCTGCTGGCCCTGCTCATTATCGCGCTCGACCAGCTTTCGAAGTATTTGGTGCACACCTACATGCAGCTCGGTTCGGCCGGTGAGATTCCGATTTTCGGCCAGTGGGCCAAGCTCACCTACACGCTGAACCCCGGCATGGCCTTCGGGGCCGAACTGCCCGCGCCCTACGGCAAGCTGGTGCTCACCGGCTTCCGCATGCTGGCCGTGGGCGGGCTTATTTACTACATTATTCGCCTTTGCCGCCAGCGCGTGGCGGCCGGCTACATCGCCTGCATGGCCCTCATCCTCGGCGGCGCGGTGGGCAACCTGATTGACTCGATTTTCTACGGAATTATCTACAATAATGCCCCTCTAGGCTCGCCCACGCGCTGGTTCTACGGTCAGGTCATCGACATGATTTTCGTGCCGCTGTACGTGGGTTATTTCCCCAAATCCTGGCCTCTCATCGGCGGCACGTACAGCGGTGGCTTCCCCATCTTCAACATCGCCGATTCGTCCATCTTCATCGGCGTCGCCTTGATTCTGCTCAACCAGAGCCGCTTTTTCAACGAATCGCAACCCGCCGCCGCTCCCAACGAGCCCCAGCCCCTGGTCGCTGCCGATGCTGAGAAACTGGCATAG
- a CDS encoding lipoprotein signal peptidase — MHPTLTTRQQNAAKFFLLALFVIAFDQLSKWAVHTYMQPGMAGEIPVFGHWFKLHYTLNPGMAFGAELPAPYGKLVLSGFRLLAVFGLSYYIIRLCKQRAAGGYIACMALILGGAVGNLIDSVFYGVIYDNAPFGSPTRWFYGQVIDMLYVDIYEGFLPQNWPLVGGKYVSLWPIFNIADSAIFIGVALILLNQSRFFKQEEPVAVTDKQREPLVAPDSENLG; from the coding sequence ATGCACCCAACCCTCACCACTCGCCAGCAAAACGCGGCTAAATTCTTCCTGCTGGCGCTGTTCGTCATTGCTTTCGACCAGCTCTCGAAGTGGGCCGTGCACACCTACATGCAGCCCGGCATGGCGGGCGAAATCCCGGTCTTCGGCCACTGGTTCAAGCTGCACTACACGCTCAACCCCGGCATGGCCTTCGGCGCCGAGTTGCCCGCGCCGTATGGTAAGCTGGTGCTCAGCGGGTTCCGATTGCTGGCCGTGTTTGGCCTGAGCTACTACATTATCCGCCTCTGCAAGCAGCGCGCCGCCGGCGGCTACATCGCCTGCATGGCCCTCATCCTCGGCGGCGCCGTCGGCAACCTGATTGACTCGGTTTTCTACGGCGTCATCTACGACAACGCACCGTTTGGCTCGCCCACGCGCTGGTTCTACGGCCAGGTCATCGACATGCTCTACGTGGACATTTACGAAGGCTTCCTGCCCCAAAACTGGCCGCTGGTAGGAGGGAAGTACGTCTCGCTCTGGCCCATCTTCAACATCGCCGATTCGGCCATTTTCATCGGCGTAGCCTTGATTCTGCTCAATCAGAGCCGTTTTTTCAAGCAGGAAGAGCCCGTTGCCGTGACTGATAAACAGCGTGAGCCACTAGTAGCTCCGGACTCGGAGAATCTGGGGTAA
- the ileS gene encoding isoleucine--tRNA ligase has translation MKYPEYKQPFNYGQLGEDILAWWKEHGIFEKSVSSREGQPTFVFYEGPPSANGAPGIHHVMARTVKDIFGRYQTLLGKQVPRKGGWDTHGLPIELQVEKELGITKEDIGKKISVEDYNQRCKETVMRFKAQWDDLTEKMGYWVDLNDPYVTFEPEYIESCWALLKKLYDKGLLYKGYTIQPYSPAAGTGLSSHELNQPGTYKDVKDTTVVAQFKVKRDEKSEKLFAAAGADANVYILAWTTTPWTLPANTGLAVGKNIPYQLIRTFNPYTYAPIHVVLAKALVSRYFNEKGAAAPLEGYAEGDHKVLPWRVEGEFTGADLVDIKYERLFDFTPFEGQERAFRVINGDFVTTEDGTGIVHISPTFGADDFRAAQLADIPALMVPDAEGTLGPIVDRTGRYVPQMGEFAGRWVKNYDGHDETGADYKTLDESIVIKMKGDGTAFKVEKYEHTYPHCWRTDKPVLYYPLDSWFIKTTAVKDRLIELNKTINWKPESTGTGRFGNWLENLVDWNLSRSRYWGTPLPIWRSQDRTEEICIGSIAELKAEIDKAVAAEIMTHNPYANGEKVDLHRPYVDDIFLVSPTGQPMYREPDLIDVWFDSGAMPYAQWHYPIENEGQFQKNFPADFIAEGVDQTRGWFFTLHALAVMLEDSVAFKNVIANGLVLDKNGNKMSKRLGNAVDPFATIKQFGPDATRWYMIANAPPWDNLKFDPAGVTEVQRRFFGTLFNTYSFYALYANLDEFQTSEFDRVPHAELSELDRWVLSKLQSLIVEARGHLDNYDPTKAARAIQDFVTDQLSNWYVRLSRRRFWKGELTQDKRAAFETLQECLVVVAQLMSPIAPFFGEWLYKNMTDGMRAEAVAKNTPLAPESVHLTLLVEADTARIDPKLEERMELAQRISSLAHSLRKKSVLKVRQPLQRILVPVLNDSTKEQVGLVEDLICAEINVKHIEFLDDESESGVLVKSVKPNFKRLGQQYGPRLKAVGARIQVMTAAEISKLEKEGSLAVEVDGQPITLAPDDVEIRTDDLPGWLVATDGPLTVALDVTLTDELRQEGLARELVNRLQNLRKDSGLEVQDKIRVTLADQQPELTAAVAAFGDYIRTETQALALDFAADVNGGSVLEFDDYSVPVWLEVATS, from the coding sequence ATGAAATACCCCGAATACAAGCAGCCGTTCAACTACGGCCAGCTCGGCGAGGACATCCTCGCCTGGTGGAAGGAGCACGGCATCTTTGAAAAGAGCGTGAGCAGCCGCGAAGGCCAGCCCACGTTCGTGTTTTACGAAGGCCCTCCGTCGGCCAACGGCGCGCCCGGCATCCACCACGTGATGGCCCGGACGGTGAAGGACATCTTCGGCCGCTACCAGACGCTGCTGGGCAAGCAAGTGCCCCGCAAAGGCGGCTGGGACACCCACGGCCTGCCCATCGAGCTGCAGGTGGAGAAGGAGCTAGGCATCACCAAGGAGGATATCGGTAAGAAAATCAGCGTGGAGGACTACAACCAGCGCTGTAAGGAAACCGTCATGCGCTTCAAGGCGCAGTGGGACGACCTGACCGAGAAAATGGGCTACTGGGTCGACCTCAACGACCCCTACGTGACCTTCGAGCCGGAATACATCGAGAGCTGCTGGGCGCTGCTCAAGAAGCTCTACGATAAAGGCTTGCTCTACAAGGGCTACACCATTCAGCCGTACTCGCCGGCTGCCGGCACCGGCCTGTCGTCGCACGAGCTGAACCAGCCCGGCACCTACAAGGACGTGAAGGACACGACCGTGGTGGCGCAGTTCAAGGTGAAGCGGGATGAGAAGTCGGAGAAGCTTTTCGCCGCGGCCGGGGCTGATGCCAACGTGTACATCCTAGCCTGGACGACCACGCCCTGGACCCTGCCCGCCAACACCGGTTTGGCGGTGGGCAAGAACATCCCGTACCAGCTCATCCGCACCTTCAACCCCTACACTTACGCGCCCATCCACGTGGTGCTGGCGAAGGCGTTGGTGAGCCGTTATTTCAACGAAAAGGGTGCCGCTGCGCCGCTGGAAGGTTATGCCGAAGGCGACCACAAGGTGCTGCCCTGGCGCGTGGAAGGCGAGTTTACGGGCGCTGATTTGGTGGACATCAAGTACGAGCGACTGTTCGATTTCACGCCGTTTGAAGGGCAGGAGCGGGCTTTCCGCGTTATCAACGGCGACTTCGTGACCACGGAGGACGGCACGGGCATCGTGCACATCTCGCCCACGTTTGGCGCCGACGACTTCCGGGCCGCGCAGCTGGCTGACATCCCGGCCCTGATGGTGCCGGATGCCGAAGGCACGCTCGGCCCCATCGTGGACCGGACGGGCCGCTACGTGCCCCAAATGGGCGAGTTTGCGGGCCGCTGGGTGAAGAACTACGACGGCCACGACGAAACCGGCGCCGACTATAAAACGCTGGACGAAAGCATCGTTATCAAGATGAAGGGCGACGGCACGGCCTTCAAAGTGGAGAAGTACGAGCACACCTACCCGCACTGCTGGCGCACCGACAAGCCCGTGCTCTACTACCCGCTCGATTCCTGGTTCATCAAGACCACGGCGGTGAAGGACCGGCTCATCGAGCTCAACAAAACCATCAACTGGAAGCCCGAAAGCACCGGCACCGGCCGCTTCGGCAACTGGCTGGAAAACTTGGTAGACTGGAACTTAAGTCGCTCCCGCTACTGGGGTACGCCGCTGCCCATCTGGCGCAGCCAGGACCGGACGGAGGAAATCTGCATCGGCAGCATCGCCGAGTTGAAGGCGGAGATTGACAAGGCCGTGGCGGCCGAAATCATGACCCACAACCCCTACGCCAACGGCGAAAAAGTGGACCTGCACCGGCCCTACGTCGACGATATTTTCCTCGTCTCGCCCACCGGCCAGCCCATGTACCGCGAGCCCGACCTCATCGACGTGTGGTTCGACAGCGGCGCCATGCCCTACGCGCAGTGGCACTACCCGATTGAAAACGAGGGCCAGTTCCAGAAGAATTTCCCCGCCGATTTCATCGCCGAAGGCGTGGACCAAACGCGCGGCTGGTTCTTCACGCTGCACGCCCTGGCCGTGATGCTGGAAGACTCGGTGGCTTTCAAAAACGTGATTGCCAACGGCTTGGTGCTGGATAAGAACGGTAACAAGATGAGCAAGCGCCTCGGCAACGCCGTCGACCCGTTTGCCACCATCAAGCAGTTCGGCCCCGATGCCACCCGCTGGTACATGATTGCCAACGCGCCACCGTGGGACAACCTCAAGTTCGACCCCGCCGGCGTGACCGAAGTGCAGCGCCGCTTCTTCGGCACGCTCTTCAATACGTACTCGTTCTATGCGCTTTACGCGAACCTGGACGAGTTTCAGACCAGCGAATTCGACCGCGTGCCGCACGCCGAATTGAGCGAGCTGGACCGCTGGGTGCTGAGCAAGCTGCAGTCGCTGATTGTGGAAGCGCGCGGCCACCTCGACAACTACGACCCCACAAAGGCCGCCCGCGCCATCCAGGATTTCGTGACCGACCAGCTCTCGAACTGGTACGTGCGCCTCTCGCGCCGCCGTTTCTGGAAGGGCGAACTGACTCAGGATAAGCGCGCTGCCTTCGAAACCCTGCAGGAATGCCTGGTGGTGGTGGCGCAGCTGATGTCGCCCATCGCGCCCTTCTTCGGCGAGTGGCTGTATAAGAACATGACCGACGGCATGCGCGCCGAGGCCGTGGCCAAAAACACGCCCCTGGCCCCGGAATCGGTGCACCTGACGCTACTGGTGGAAGCCGATACGGCCCGTATCGACCCGAAGCTGGAGGAGCGCATGGAGCTGGCCCAGCGCATCAGCTCGCTGGCCCACTCGCTGCGCAAAAAGTCGGTGCTGAAGGTGCGCCAGCCCCTGCAGCGCATCCTGGTGCCGGTGCTGAACGACTCGACCAAGGAGCAAGTCGGCCTCGTGGAGGACCTGATTTGCGCCGAAATCAATGTGAAGCACATCGAATTCCTCGACGACGAAAGCGAAAGCGGCGTGCTGGTGAAATCGGTGAAGCCCAATTTCAAGCGCCTCGGCCAGCAATACGGCCCACGCCTGAAGGCCGTGGGTGCCCGCATTCAGGTGATGACGGCGGCTGAAATCAGCAAGCTGGAGAAGGAGGGAAGCCTCGCCGTGGAGGTTGATGGCCAGCCCATCACCCTGGCCCCCGACGATGTGGAAATCCGCACCGACGACCTGCCCGGCTGGCTCGTGGCCACCGACGGCCCCCTCACCGTGGCTCTCGACGTGACCCTGACCGACGAGCTGCGCCAGGAAGGCCTCGCCCGCGAGCTGGTGAACCGCCTGCAGAACCTGCGCAAAGACTCGGGCCTGGAAGTGCAGGACAAAATCCGCGTCACGTTGGCAGACCAGCAGCCCGAGCTCACGGCCGCCGTGGCCGCGTTCGGCGACTACATCCGCACCGAAACGCAGGCCCTCGCGCTCGACTTCGCCGCCGATGTAAACGGCGGCTCGGTGCTCGAATTTGATGACTACTCCGTGCCGGTTTGGTTGGAGGTCGCAACTAGCTGA
- a CDS encoding MMPL family transporter, producing the protein MWEKLAVFIIRFRLSLIAVLAVITAFMAWKAKDVEMTYDFAQVVSEQDPDMIYFKQFKRTFGEDGNVLVIGLQDSSVYKLGNFNEFRILTDTLAKVEGVNGVLSVSKLLNISKDTATNSFKAAPIFNTPPRSQKELDSLMRVVNSVEFYKGQLISPNTGATLLALTMDPKYLNSSKRQAVMNNILGFATQFEKKTSIKLHYAGLPYVRSTMTSKVAGEMKFFTILAMIVTGITLLVFFRTWSAVLFPLIVVGVTVIWCIGSIVLLGFKINLLTGLIPSIIIVIGIPNCTYLLSRYHYDYRKSGNQMLAMTRVIRKIGLVTLMNNTTTAVGFIVFAFTDIAILYQFGLVATINIFAAFVISFILIPAVFTYLPPPTPKQLEHLDAAPLTKLLEFFDYLVLDRRPTVYIAALVLVAGAAIGISRIEAVSYMVDDLPKKSSVNSDLAFFESHFNGVMPLEFEVDTHKKKGLFKLKNLEKIDQFEKYLRTQPELSPPVSLVTFLKASTQAFYNGNPSFYRLPDNSEKNFILSALANSGGSAGGAGMNSKLLRSFMDSTSQKARISLKIADIGSQNLDTLMNTKIIPEMNRIFKGTGMDIRPTGTTIIFTKGNEYVIHTLRDSLFMAFGLVGLVVLFLFRSFKTVLFALIPNAVTLILTAGIMGYFNIALKPSTALIFVIALGIDGDNSIHLLAKFRQEMALNGGRVREAVSVTLSEAGTSMIYTSIVLFVGFSIFAFSEFGGTKALGMLMSASLLITNFSNLILLPSLLVTFEHGKGDTDTNALIRHYDESYHEEDDDADLNLKEMHKASDYEGDYSI; encoded by the coding sequence ATGTGGGAAAAACTTGCCGTCTTTATCATCCGGTTTCGCCTGTCGCTGATTGCGGTGCTGGCCGTCATTACCGCGTTCATGGCCTGGAAGGCCAAGGACGTGGAAATGACCTACGACTTCGCCCAAGTGGTGAGCGAGCAGGACCCGGACATGATTTACTTCAAACAGTTCAAGCGGACGTTTGGGGAAGATGGCAACGTGCTGGTTATCGGCCTGCAGGACAGCTCAGTGTATAAGCTGGGCAACTTCAATGAGTTTCGCATCCTGACCGATACCCTCGCCAAAGTAGAAGGCGTGAATGGCGTGCTGAGCGTAAGCAAGTTGCTCAATATCAGCAAGGACACGGCTACGAATAGCTTCAAAGCCGCGCCTATTTTCAACACCCCGCCGCGCTCGCAGAAGGAACTCGACAGCCTGATGCGCGTGGTGAACAGCGTGGAGTTCTACAAAGGCCAGCTCATCAGCCCCAATACCGGGGCCACGCTGCTGGCCCTAACCATGGACCCCAAGTACCTGAACTCCTCGAAGCGGCAGGCGGTGATGAACAATATCCTGGGCTTCGCGACGCAGTTTGAGAAGAAAACCAGCATCAAGCTCCACTACGCCGGCCTGCCCTACGTGCGCTCCACGATGACGAGCAAAGTGGCCGGGGAGATGAAATTCTTCACCATCCTGGCCATGATTGTGACGGGCATTACGCTGCTGGTGTTCTTCCGCACGTGGTCGGCGGTGCTGTTTCCGCTCATCGTGGTGGGCGTCACGGTTATCTGGTGCATTGGCTCGATTGTGCTGCTGGGCTTCAAAATCAACCTGCTCACGGGCCTGATTCCGAGTATTATCATCGTTATCGGCATCCCGAACTGCACTTATCTGCTGAGCCGATACCATTACGACTACCGCAAATCGGGCAACCAGATGCTGGCCATGACGCGGGTTATCCGCAAAATCGGCCTCGTCACGCTGATGAACAACACGACCACCGCCGTGGGCTTCATCGTGTTTGCCTTCACGGATATTGCCATTCTCTACCAGTTCGGCCTGGTCGCCACCATCAACATTTTCGCAGCCTTCGTCATCAGCTTCATCCTGATTCCGGCCGTGTTTACCTACCTGCCGCCGCCCACGCCCAAGCAACTGGAGCACCTTGATGCCGCGCCCCTCACCAAGCTGCTCGAGTTCTTCGACTACCTCGTGCTCGACCGCCGGCCAACCGTGTACATCGCCGCGCTGGTGCTGGTGGCGGGTGCCGCCATCGGCATTTCGCGCATCGAAGCCGTGTCCTACATGGTGGACGACCTGCCCAAGAAAAGCTCCGTGAACTCCGACTTGGCCTTTTTCGAAAGCCATTTCAACGGCGTGATGCCGCTAGAATTCGAAGTCGATACGCACAAGAAAAAGGGCTTGTTCAAGCTGAAGAACCTGGAGAAAATCGACCAGTTTGAGAAGTACCTGCGCACGCAGCCGGAACTGTCGCCGCCCGTTAGCCTGGTGACCTTCCTCAAGGCCAGCACCCAGGCGTTTTACAACGGCAACCCGTCGTTTTACCGCCTGCCGGACAACTCGGAAAAGAACTTCATCCTAAGCGCCTTGGCCAATTCGGGCGGTTCCGCTGGTGGCGCAGGAATGAACAGCAAGCTGCTGCGCTCTTTTATGGACAGTACCAGCCAGAAAGCGCGCATCAGCCTGAAAATTGCCGACATCGGCTCCCAGAACCTGGACACGCTGATGAACACGAAAATCATCCCGGAGATGAATCGCATCTTCAAAGGGACGGGCATGGATATTCGCCCCACAGGCACGACCATCATCTTTACCAAGGGCAACGAATACGTTATTCACACCCTGCGCGACAGCCTGTTCATGGCTTTCGGGCTGGTGGGCCTGGTGGTGCTGTTCCTCTTCCGCTCGTTCAAAACCGTCCTTTTCGCGCTTATCCCTAATGCCGTCACGCTGATTCTCACAGCCGGCATTATGGGTTATTTCAACATCGCGCTCAAGCCCAGCACGGCCCTGATTTTCGTGATTGCGCTGGGGATTGATGGGGATAACTCCATTCACCTGCTGGCGAAATTCCGACAGGAAATGGCTCTGAACGGCGGCCGGGTGCGCGAAGCCGTATCCGTGACGCTGAGCGAGGCGGGCACCAGCATGATATACACGAGCATCGTGTTGTTCGTGGGTTTCAGCATCTTCGCCTTCAGCGAATTTGGCGGTACCAAGGCGCTGGGAATGCTAATGTCGGCGTCGCTGTTAATAACCAACTTCTCCAACCTGATACTGCTTCCCTCGCTACTCGTGACGTTTGAGCACGGCAAGGGCGACACAGATACCAACGCCCTCATTCGCCACTACGATGAGTCGTACCACGAGGAGGACGATGATGCCGACCTAAACCTGAAAGAAATGCACAAAGCCTCTGATTACGAAGGCGATTACTCGATTTAA
- a CDS encoding glycine--tRNA ligase, which yields MNPAAEPAQLKDIVAHAKEYGFVFQSSEIYDGLAAVYDYGPNGVELKNNLKRLWWDAMTQLHGNVVGIDAAIFMDPRTWEASGHVAGFNDPMIDNLDSKKRYRADVLLEEKAAEYEKAGDPARGAALTAEMGRLLTENDLAGVRQLIIDEDIKCAVSGTGKWTEVRQFNLMFSTQGSAVDGDAPPVYLRPETAQGIFVNFLNVQKSARMKVPFGIAQIGKAFRNEIVARQFIFRMREFEQMEMQFFVRPGTEGEWYDTWKAARRRFHEAIGLPAAKLRFHDHDKLAHYAKAAVDIEFEFPFGFKEIEGIHSRSDFDLTQHQNLSRKKQQYFDADLDPATGKAYGNYVPFVVETSVGADRLFLATLCNAYQEETITEGEGDAQQTKTRTFLKLHPALAPVKAAIFPLVRKDGMPEKAQEIFDALKFDFRLVLEERDAIGKRYTRQDLIGTPFCIVVDGQTLEDNTVTVRHRDSREQTRMAISELRSYIGEAVSFRRIFEQL from the coding sequence ATGAACCCAGCAGCAGAACCCGCACAACTAAAAGATATCGTGGCTCACGCCAAGGAATACGGCTTCGTGTTCCAGTCTTCGGAAATCTACGACGGCCTGGCCGCCGTGTACGACTACGGCCCCAACGGCGTGGAGCTGAAAAACAACCTCAAGCGCCTGTGGTGGGACGCCATGACCCAGCTGCACGGCAACGTGGTGGGCATCGACGCCGCCATTTTCATGGACCCCCGCACCTGGGAAGCCAGCGGCCACGTGGCTGGCTTCAACGACCCCATGATTGACAACCTCGACAGCAAAAAGCGCTACCGCGCCGATGTGCTGCTCGAAGAAAAAGCCGCCGAGTACGAAAAAGCCGGCGACCCCGCCCGCGGCGCCGCCCTCACCGCCGAGATGGGCCGCCTACTGACGGAAAACGACCTGGCCGGCGTGCGCCAGCTCATCATCGACGAGGACATCAAGTGCGCTGTGTCGGGCACCGGCAAGTGGACGGAGGTGCGCCAGTTCAACCTGATGTTCTCCACTCAGGGCTCGGCCGTGGACGGTGATGCGCCGCCCGTGTACTTGCGCCCCGAAACGGCTCAGGGCATCTTCGTGAACTTCCTGAACGTGCAGAAGTCGGCCCGCATGAAGGTTCCGTTCGGCATTGCCCAGATTGGCAAGGCCTTCCGCAACGAGATTGTGGCCCGGCAGTTCATCTTCCGGATGCGGGAGTTCGAGCAGATGGAGATGCAATTTTTCGTGCGCCCTGGCACCGAAGGCGAGTGGTACGACACCTGGAAAGCCGCCCGCCGCCGCTTCCACGAAGCCATTGGCCTGCCCGCCGCCAAGCTGCGCTTCCACGACCACGACAAGCTGGCCCACTACGCCAAGGCGGCCGTGGATATCGAGTTTGAGTTCCCCTTCGGCTTCAAGGAAATCGAGGGCATCCACTCGCGCTCCGACTTCGACCTGACCCAACACCAGAACCTGAGCCGCAAGAAGCAGCAGTACTTCGACGCTGACCTCGACCCCGCCACCGGCAAGGCCTATGGCAACTACGTGCCCTTCGTGGTCGAAACCTCGGTGGGTGCCGACCGTCTGTTCCTAGCCACGCTCTGCAACGCCTACCAGGAAGAAACCATCACGGAAGGCGAGGGCGATGCCCAGCAAACCAAAACCCGCACGTTCCTGAAGCTGCACCCGGCCTTGGCCCCGGTGAAGGCCGCCATCTTCCCGCTGGTGCGCAAAGACGGCATGCCCGAGAAGGCCCAGGAAATCTTCGACGCCCTGAAGTTCGACTTCCGCTTGGTGCTGGAAGAGCGGGACGCCATCGGCAAGCGCTACACCCGCCAGGACCTCATCGGCACGCCCTTCTGCATCGTGGTAGATGGCCAGACCCTGGAAGACAACACCGTGACCGTGCGCCACCGCGACTCGCGCGAGCAAACCCGCATGGCCATTTCGGAACTGCGCAGCTACATCGGCGAGGCTGTGAGCTTCCGCCGCATCTTCGAGCAGCTGTAG